A region from the Aegilops tauschii subsp. strangulata cultivar AL8/78 chromosome 5, Aet v6.0, whole genome shotgun sequence genome encodes:
- the LOC109777430 gene encoding putative glutaredoxin-C14 has product MDRVMKMASERGVVIFTLNSCCMCHTVTRLFTDLGVNALVHELDHDPKGKEMERALLKLLGKGPPVPAVFIGGKLVGGTNKVMSLHLGGELVPMIRNAGALWL; this is encoded by the coding sequence ATGGACCGTGTGATGAAGATGGCGTCAGAGCGGGGGGTGGTGATCTTCACCTTGAACTCATGCTGCATGTGCCACACGGTAACCCGCCTCTTCACCGACCTCGGTGTCAATGCTCTGGTTCATGAGCTAGACCATGATCCCAAGGGCAAGGAGATGGAGAGGGCGCTCCTCAAGCTTCTCGGGAAGGGGCCACCCGTCCCAGCAGTGTTCATCGGTGGAAAGCTTGTCGGCGGCACCAATAAGGTCATGTCTCTGCACCTTGGTGGTGAGCTGGTCCCCATGATACGGAATGCAGGTGCCCTATGGCTGTAG